One Candidatus Paceibacterota bacterium genomic window carries:
- a CDS encoding DUF4177 domain-containing protein, translated as MAVIFAASTLLLAGCCTTPRAGKWEYKVASPGGLELRYPEGTQQFLNRYGKEGWVLVSQSDGRVFYFKRRVK; from the coding sequence ATGGCAGTCATATTCGCGGCCAGCACCCTGTTGCTGGCCGGCTGTTGCACCACCCCACGTGCCGGCAAGTGGGAATATAAAGTGGCGAGCCCAGGCGGCCTGGAATTACGCTACCCGGAGGGCACGCAGCAGTTTCTGAACCGCTACGGCAAAGAAGGCTGGGTGCTGGTCAGCCAGAGTGACGGAAGAGTCTTCTACTTCAAGCGGCGGGTGAAATGA
- a CDS encoding site-specific DNA-methyltransferase, which produces MTSPPYWALRDYGTAPLIWDGDPQCQHEWKGTHAKMHCGRGDCQKGAFYSDQQTIPDRRIEYALCANCGAWKGSLGLEPTPELYIKHLCDIFDQVKRVLVPYGSCWVNLGDCYGGHFGEPNGPKLSQGRNAEYAAAARVKERLSAKSLVQIPARFQIEMGNRGWILRNEIIWHKPNCMPSSAKDRFTIDFEKVFFFTKSRRYYFNTQYEPLAEASWTRKEYGVRSNRYQYRTQGGLYLERMDGRFYNAERGRIKRSVWRVPPRPFSEAHFATYPEELCETPIDAGCPKDVCTECGKAREIIWAKTLGIQQSDRVAYKETKKAGKILAEVNTAPRADQIEKFREAGFTDCGCNAGFRPGVVLDPFFGAGTTGLVALKQDKDFVGIELNPEYVEMAVRRLDPFMPVLLVE; this is translated from the coding sequence ATGACCTCGCCACCTTACTGGGCGTTGAGGGATTACGGGACGGCCCCGCTGATATGGGATGGAGACCCGCAGTGCCAGCACGAGTGGAAGGGTACCCATGCCAAGATGCACTGTGGGCGTGGGGACTGCCAGAAAGGAGCGTTTTACTCCGATCAACAGACAATTCCTGACCGGCGCATTGAGTATGCGTTGTGCGCCAACTGTGGGGCGTGGAAGGGGTCATTGGGTTTGGAACCGACACCGGAGTTGTACATCAAACACCTTTGCGACATTTTCGATCAGGTAAAACGAGTTCTGGTCCCTTATGGGAGTTGTTGGGTCAATCTGGGAGATTGCTATGGCGGTCACTTCGGCGAACCCAATGGCCCGAAACTGTCTCAAGGTCGCAATGCAGAATATGCGGCGGCGGCTCGTGTGAAGGAGCGGTTGTCCGCAAAATCTCTCGTGCAGATTCCTGCTCGCTTCCAAATCGAGATGGGGAACCGTGGCTGGATACTCCGAAACGAAATTATCTGGCACAAACCCAATTGCATGCCGTCCTCGGCCAAGGACCGCTTCACCATTGATTTTGAGAAGGTCTTCTTTTTTACCAAGTCACGACGATATTACTTCAACACCCAGTACGAACCGCTGGCCGAGGCGAGTTGGACTAGGAAGGAATACGGCGTCAGAAGCAATCGCTATCAATATCGAACCCAAGGCGGTCTTTACTTGGAAAGAATGGACGGACGTTTCTACAATGCAGAAAGGGGAAGAATAAAACGCTCCGTGTGGCGAGTGCCGCCACGCCCATTTTCGGAGGCCCATTTCGCTACCTACCCGGAGGAACTATGTGAGACCCCGATTGATGCGGGTTGCCCCAAAGATGTTTGCACCGAATGTGGCAAGGCACGGGAGATCATCTGGGCGAAGACCCTCGGCATCCAACAGTCCGACAGGGTTGCGTACAAAGAAACCAAGAAGGCGGGAAAGATTCTCGCCGAAGTGAACACCGCCCCGAGAGCAGACCAAATAGAGAAGTTTCGAGAAGCGGGATTCACGGACTGCGGATGTAACGCTGGCTTCCGTCCCGGTGTAGTGCTCGATCCGTTTTTTGGGGCTGGCACCACAGGGCTTGTTGCTTTGAAGCAGGACAAGGATTTTGTCGGCATAGAACTGAACCCCGAATACGTCGAAATGGCGGTGCGTCGTCTCGACCCGTTCATGCCGGTGCTACTTGTGGAATGA
- a CDS encoding site-specific integrase, with product MGHPKVEFEKVKDKRGKRIRGLWQRGEVFYAQLRVTNPTTGKRRPQKLALEKTVTTIPQALQALAEMRAKERRGELRGRTGVPTFGEYKKYYLTHAQKDKHTMDNETSFLNAWEGYFGSDMRLDKISEASIRQFLRREANRISERTGRPLSNHSLNVRVYALRSMLRMAKEERKIVRLPFEGIKKLKHEAEKKQVPPVEEIEKCVTAAIDQCPKSGKQFADYLRLLMYTGARETEALSLQWGDINFEKRQVHFHRNTKFGKERWLDFNPKLAAHLKDMQARRKQENEWLFPSPRPNLQGGRITNFRRTLEKAREQAGVYLSEHYLRHYFASQCVMAGVDRFTLVGWLGHADGGKLIAKTYGHLDNAFQQKQAEKVTNL from the coding sequence ATGGGCCACCCGAAAGTCGAGTTTGAAAAGGTCAAAGACAAACGAGGCAAGCGTATTCGTGGCTTGTGGCAACGGGGCGAGGTTTTCTACGCCCAGCTCCGGGTTACGAATCCTACCACGGGCAAACGCCGCCCCCAGAAGCTGGCACTGGAGAAAACGGTTACGACAATCCCGCAGGCGTTACAGGCTCTGGCGGAGATGCGAGCCAAAGAGAGGCGGGGGGAATTGCGAGGGCGAACGGGTGTGCCGACCTTTGGGGAGTACAAGAAGTATTACCTCACGCACGCACAGAAGGACAAGCACACGATGGATAACGAGACCAGCTTTCTGAATGCGTGGGAGGGTTACTTCGGGTCCGACATGCGGTTGGACAAAATCTCCGAGGCAAGCATCCGCCAGTTTCTGCGGCGAGAGGCCAACAGAATCAGCGAGCGAACGGGCCGCCCGCTTTCCAATCACTCCCTAAACGTCCGGGTGTACGCACTTCGTTCCATGCTCCGCATGGCAAAGGAGGAGCGGAAAATAGTCCGCTTGCCGTTCGAAGGCATCAAGAAGCTGAAGCATGAGGCTGAGAAGAAGCAGGTTCCGCCCGTTGAGGAAATTGAAAAGTGCGTCACGGCGGCGATTGACCAATGTCCAAAGAGCGGGAAGCAGTTTGCAGATTATCTGCGGTTGCTGATGTACACGGGTGCGAGGGAGACCGAAGCGTTGTCGCTTCAATGGGGAGACATCAATTTCGAGAAGCGACAGGTCCACTTCCATCGGAATACCAAGTTTGGGAAAGAGCGGTGGCTGGACTTCAATCCGAAACTTGCGGCCCATTTGAAGGACATGCAGGCCAGACGGAAACAAGAAAACGAGTGGCTGTTTCCCTCGCCACGCCCCAACTTGCAAGGCGGACGCATTACCAATTTCCGCCGCACATTGGAAAAGGCCCGGGAGCAGGCGGGTGTGTACCTGAGCGAGCACTACCTACGGCATTACTTTGCAAGCCAGTGCGTGATGGCGGGGGTTGACCGGTTCACTCTTGTCGGCTGGTTGGGGCACGCAGATGGCGGCAAGCTTATCGCAAAGACCTACGGGCATCTCGATAATGCGTTTCAGCAGAAGCAAGCGGAGAAGGTGACGAACCTGTGA
- a CDS encoding sigma-70 family RNA polymerase sigma factor: MVTDSRTLLSQYARTGSESAFRELVSRYIDLVYSTAYRLVDGDAESAKDVAQTVFVALANQARTLPENVMLGGWLHLQTRFAAGKFMRSERRRRSRERQAAEMNALEDHNQGNLAQIAPVLDEAIGQLDAEDRNAILLRFFERQDFRSVGDALRTSEDAARKRVARALEKLRLVLGRRGVTLSAAALGTTLTAEAVTAAPAGLASAIATASLSAAGSGAGLLYVLLHAARANWRILSIPGVALVIMLTVAIYHRTPSQNAPQQPAQVASPPVEPGTDPTGSEQPPPPAPAPVKVPALAENQMRFDLLDAETGAPIPAAKLRLVYFAQRGKSKTAKLNTDAQGQATIEIPQEPYTSVNLFVTADRHVPKVVSWNSDGFPKEYAMKLEAGSTVSGVVVDESQQPVPQATITFIGPGIDTAQKENIQFGPDTVLRTDADGRWSCSMIPQSRETIHALLEHPQFVATPTDIPVTNSQAKPLVLQIRRGLTVTGLVADTAGRPVAGAAVRELHDRQDRALSSTTDTSGRFEFRNLPAGDIMLAVQADGLAPAVLETKLSASPTELNFVLQPGRVLKGHVVDDRGTPVPNALAQTCWTSAELRKIEWSARTDSEGRFEWDSAPAEPLHYWFDADGFTSPPAGLLNADGSDHEIRLTRTETNAAPAVVRITGSVTDDQTGLPLDEFKVLLGEIRVSLSEPIVRFVADGKNGQFSFSLRPPFFFEAYQVQIQKDRYLPIASTNLLLKAGNQSLDLKMSKGSGPAGIVVLPGGETATNATVFLYEATDRVWMAKPGEFRKDTTSTTRVQTDATGRFSFVPHLQARGLIAIHDQGYAEVPLKDFAGTIVLPPWGRVEGKLTVAGRPGTNETICLGNTLYRYGDNGRRYPPLGLRLEATTDAQGTFAFEKVPPGEHKITHLLVRPGSQGGRIYDTHGLPVTVSAGTATRVELGGTGRPVIGKLSFSPASLTSEWQTVTLQLRLKLPGAPGSRPARGDYPTTDAYLQAWRAAAEAERLFWVSEQGRELERSERTYSGFCGEDASFSLPDIPPGAYDLRIEMAGTTRNSAGPSQEVPTVLLAREIVVPEVSPGQDNHALDLGLLELKAPGDLTRK, from the coding sequence ATGGTGACGGATAGCCGCACACTGCTTTCACAGTATGCACGGACCGGCTCGGAATCCGCGTTCCGGGAGCTCGTCAGCCGCTACATCGACCTGGTTTATTCGACCGCCTACCGGCTGGTGGACGGGGATGCCGAATCAGCGAAAGACGTTGCCCAGACCGTATTCGTGGCCCTGGCAAACCAGGCGCGCACGCTGCCGGAGAACGTGATGCTGGGTGGCTGGCTTCACCTTCAGACCCGCTTCGCGGCGGGCAAGTTCATGCGCAGCGAACGCCGTCGTCGATCGCGGGAAAGGCAGGCCGCGGAAATGAACGCCCTCGAAGACCACAACCAGGGCAACCTGGCCCAAATCGCCCCGGTGCTCGACGAAGCCATCGGCCAACTGGATGCCGAGGACCGCAACGCGATCCTCCTCCGATTCTTCGAGCGCCAGGACTTCCGCTCCGTGGGCGACGCGCTGCGCACCAGTGAGGACGCCGCCCGCAAGCGCGTGGCCCGCGCCCTGGAAAAGCTGCGCCTCGTCCTGGGCCGCCGCGGCGTCACGCTCTCTGCGGCCGCCCTGGGCACCACCCTCACTGCCGAAGCCGTCACCGCCGCCCCCGCGGGCCTCGCGTCGGCCATCGCCACCGCCTCCCTGAGCGCGGCGGGCAGCGGCGCCGGCCTGCTCTACGTCCTGCTTCACGCGGCCCGGGCAAACTGGCGCATTCTGTCTATACCAGGAGTGGCGCTGGTGATCATGCTCACGGTGGCCATCTACCACAGAACGCCTTCGCAAAACGCACCCCAGCAACCAGCGCAGGTGGCCTCACCCCCCGTCGAGCCCGGCACGGACCCGACTGGCTCCGAGCAACCGCCTCCTCCAGCGCCAGCACCGGTCAAAGTCCCAGCCCTGGCAGAAAACCAAATGCGGTTTGACCTCCTGGACGCCGAAACGGGCGCTCCCATCCCGGCGGCAAAACTGCGCCTAGTCTATTTCGCGCAGCGCGGCAAGTCCAAGACAGCCAAGCTCAACACCGACGCTCAAGGCCAAGCCACTATCGAAATCCCGCAGGAGCCTTACACCAGCGTAAACCTGTTCGTTACGGCTGACCGCCACGTCCCCAAAGTGGTCTCGTGGAATTCTGATGGATTCCCCAAAGAATACGCCATGAAGCTGGAGGCTGGGTCCACTGTCAGCGGCGTTGTTGTGGACGAGTCTCAGCAGCCGGTTCCACAAGCTACCATCACATTCATTGGGCCGGGAATTGACACGGCTCAGAAAGAGAATATTCAATTCGGCCCCGACACCGTGCTGAGGACCGACGCCGATGGGCGCTGGTCGTGCAGTATGATCCCGCAGAGCCGCGAAACCATCCATGCGCTTCTGGAACACCCCCAGTTTGTGGCAACCCCCACCGACATACCGGTTACCAACTCGCAGGCCAAACCCCTGGTGTTGCAGATTCGGCGCGGCCTTACCGTCACCGGCCTCGTCGCCGATACCGCCGGACGGCCCGTTGCGGGGGCAGCCGTTCGCGAATTACACGACCGTCAAGACCGAGCGCTGTCTTCCACGACGGACACCTCCGGCAGATTCGAATTCAGGAACCTCCCCGCGGGCGACATCATGCTGGCGGTTCAGGCCGACGGCCTGGCCCCCGCAGTTCTGGAAACCAAGCTGTCGGCGAGCCCGACGGAACTGAACTTCGTGCTGCAGCCCGGGCGCGTGCTCAAGGGACACGTCGTTGATGACCGGGGAACACCCGTTCCGAACGCTCTCGCCCAGACATGTTGGACTAGCGCGGAATTGCGAAAAATAGAGTGGTCCGCCAGGACGGACAGCGAGGGCAGGTTCGAGTGGGACTCAGCTCCCGCCGAGCCGCTGCACTACTGGTTCGATGCCGACGGCTTCACGTCGCCGCCCGCCGGCCTGTTGAACGCGGACGGCTCCGACCACGAGATAAGATTGACCCGGACAGAAACCAACGCGGCGCCTGCGGTCGTTCGCATCACTGGCAGTGTCACCGACGACCAGACGGGCCTGCCCCTGGACGAGTTCAAAGTGCTTCTCGGCGAAATTCGTGTCTCGCTATCGGAGCCCATCGTCCGATTCGTGGCCGACGGCAAGAACGGGCAATTCAGCTTCTCGCTCCGCCCACCCTTCTTTTTCGAGGCTTACCAGGTGCAGATCCAGAAAGACAGATACCTGCCAATTGCCTCCACCAACCTGCTGTTGAAGGCCGGGAACCAAAGCCTGGATCTGAAAATGAGCAAAGGCTCCGGGCCCGCCGGAATCGTGGTCCTGCCCGGCGGCGAGACCGCCACCAATGCCACCGTATTCCTGTACGAGGCCACCGACCGCGTTTGGATGGCAAAACCAGGCGAGTTTCGGAAAGACACCACCTCCACCACGCGCGTGCAGACCGACGCCACCGGCAGGTTCTCCTTCGTGCCGCACTTGCAGGCACGGGGCCTGATTGCCATCCACGACCAGGGGTATGCTGAAGTCCCGCTGAAGGACTTCGCCGGAACCATCGTGCTTCCGCCGTGGGGACGAGTCGAGGGCAAGCTGACCGTCGCCGGTCGCCCAGGGACGAACGAAACCATTTGCCTCGGCAACACCCTGTACCGCTACGGCGACAACGGCCGGCGCTACCCGCCGTTGGGCCTGCGCCTGGAGGCCACGACCGACGCCCAGGGAACTTTTGCCTTCGAGAAAGTGCCGCCCGGTGAGCACAAGATCACCCACCTCCTGGTTAGGCCGGGCAGCCAGGGAGGCCGGATCTACGACACGCACGGACTTCCTGTCACCGTGTCCGCCGGAACGGCAACCCGTGTCGAACTCGGCGGAACAGGCAGGCCGGTTATCGGCAAGCTTTCATTTTCCCCCGCATCCCTAACCTCGGAATGGCAAACCGTGACGCTCCAGCTCCGGCTCAAGCTGCCCGGTGCGCCCGGCAGCCGCCCAGCCCGCGGTGACTACCCTACCACCGACGCCTACCTGCAGGCATGGAGAGCTGCCGCCGAGGCAGAGAGACTCTTTTGGGTATCGGAACAAGGCCGAGAGCTGGAACGCTCGGAACGGACCTACTCGGGCTTTTGTGGCGAAGACGCGTCATTCTCCCTCCCGGACATCCCGCCCGGCGCCTACGACCTGAGAATTGAAATGGCCGGAACGACCAGGAATTCCGCTGGCCCCAGTCAAGAAGTACCGACCGTCTTGCTCGCCAGGGAGATCGTTGTTCCCGAGGTCTCCCCGGGGCAAGACAACCATGCCCTCGATCTTGGCTTGTTGGAGCTGAAGGCGCCTGGCGATCTCACCCGGAAATAG